In Streptomyces sp. 840.1, one DNA window encodes the following:
- a CDS encoding PIN domain-containing protein — MKESAARSLVLDSQALSLLLRNDRQMITRIEAARRVGVPVLVSALTVVEAVYGKTDTARLRWVLSRLQVQDVTQADSLTAVQLLSDAGGLHGHKYAIDALVAAMALRSPAPVLVMASDRDDWSKLCGDGVQIKDV; from the coding sequence ATGAAGGAGTCCGCGGCCAGGTCCCTGGTGCTCGACTCCCAGGCGCTGTCGCTGCTACTGCGCAACGACCGCCAGATGATCACCCGGATCGAGGCCGCTCGGCGCGTGGGCGTGCCCGTCCTCGTATCGGCCCTGACCGTGGTGGAGGCCGTCTACGGGAAGACAGATACCGCCCGGCTGCGCTGGGTGCTCTCCCGCCTTCAAGTCCAAGACGTCACCCAGGCGGACAGTCTCACTGCGGTGCAGCTCCTGAGCGACGCCGGCGGCCTGCACGGCCACAAGTACGCCATCGACGCCCTCGTAGCCGCGATGGCGCTCCGCTCCCCGGCACCCGTCCTCGTAATGGCCTCGGACCGCGACGACTGGTCGAAACTATGCGGCGACGGAGTACAGATCAAGGATGTCTGA
- a CDS encoding CHAT domain-containing protein, producing the protein MPREVPTRIVQDPSDGFRFLPHLTTQAPDLLVSFDVLGRGRIRARISGSAVPALQGTEHKVDLHARPDEVHGAAARLRARWKSEFVDFQPVDDQSRPLQGRRRPYATSADLSTEPEEELRQKVADLARSGESLLFGTLLRGDDEPTKMFRFALRSALSQEGLRVRFDSDLHLPWPLLCTTEDSTVPATLEVLFTRFLGHRHQIEHTSDAYAWIGPPGAAHERPTVSLNHDVRVGRATRAHEVAKALAVGTEYTERTTYEELVRDLGKPELDEQLMYFWCHGDFVDNLPEPPTLVVKLTDGTPFDGHTVRELRANYRHGCFRPLVLLNACHTGVSAASADRAFLGSMFIEHGAQGVLGPQIAMPQAFAAEYALEFVTRYLRGAATAGQITHELARDFAARYRNPLGFAYGLHSGMDARLDRTSGGEA; encoded by the coding sequence ATGCCCCGTGAAGTGCCCACCCGCATTGTTCAGGATCCCAGTGACGGCTTCCGCTTCCTGCCGCACCTGACGACGCAGGCTCCCGACCTCCTGGTCAGCTTCGACGTCCTTGGCAGAGGTCGGATCCGGGCGCGGATATCAGGTTCGGCCGTTCCGGCACTCCAGGGCACCGAGCATAAGGTTGACCTGCATGCCCGGCCCGATGAGGTCCATGGGGCGGCGGCCCGGCTCCGTGCCCGATGGAAATCGGAGTTCGTCGATTTCCAGCCCGTCGACGACCAGAGTCGGCCTCTACAGGGGCGACGGCGCCCGTACGCAACATCCGCGGACCTCAGTACCGAACCTGAGGAGGAGCTGCGCCAGAAAGTGGCCGATCTGGCTCGAAGCGGGGAATCACTGCTGTTTGGCACTCTGCTGCGCGGTGACGATGAACCGACCAAGATGTTCCGCTTCGCCCTGCGTTCAGCCTTGTCCCAGGAGGGGCTGCGGGTACGGTTCGACTCTGATCTACATCTGCCCTGGCCATTGTTGTGCACAACCGAGGATTCCACCGTGCCTGCAACCTTGGAGGTTCTCTTCACTCGCTTCCTCGGCCATCGGCATCAGATCGAGCACACCAGTGATGCCTACGCGTGGATCGGGCCGCCCGGAGCAGCCCACGAGCGACCCACGGTCAGCCTGAACCACGACGTCCGCGTGGGCAGAGCCACCCGTGCGCATGAAGTCGCGAAGGCACTGGCGGTGGGCACGGAGTACACTGAGCGAACGACTTACGAGGAACTCGTCCGCGATCTGGGGAAGCCTGAGCTGGACGAGCAGTTGATGTACTTCTGGTGCCACGGAGACTTCGTCGACAACCTTCCTGAACCCCCGACCCTGGTCGTCAAGCTCACCGACGGCACCCCCTTCGACGGCCACACTGTACGTGAGCTAAGGGCAAACTACCGGCACGGTTGCTTCCGACCGCTTGTCCTACTCAACGCCTGCCACACCGGAGTCTCCGCGGCGAGTGCGGACCGAGCGTTCCTTGGGAGCATGTTCATCGAGCACGGCGCGCAGGGCGTGCTCGGGCCGCAGATCGCGATGCCGCAAGCGTTTGCCGCCGAGTACGCGCTCGAGTTCGTCACCCGCTACTTGCGCGGGGCAGCGACCGCCGGCCAGATCACTCATGAGCTGGCCCGGGACTTCGCCGCCCGATACCGAAATCCCCTGGGGTTCGCCTACGGTCTGCACAGCGGCATGGATGCTCGTCTGGATCGGACAAGTGGAGGCGAGGCGTGA
- a CDS encoding type I restriction endonuclease subunit R: MADHNEAVFEKEICEYLKARGWLYSVNDHDGGEYDRERALFPADLFAWLEATQKPAYEKALKAAGSQAKFLDVLTAALDKPLEHGGGTLNILRNGVQYIGGGRLKMAQFRPETSLNATTVSHYESMRVRVVRQVHFSTADQRTIDLVFFVNGLPVATVELKTDFTQSLEEAINQYKHDRNPLTNGRPEPLLSFGHRALVHFAVSNGLAAMTTKLEGDKTYFLPFNIGFDSGAGNPPGADDESATAYLWERVWEKHAWLNVIGRLMIVQTKEEWDVTTGTSVRRTSMLFPRFHQWEAVTSIVAAVKEEGVGHRYLIEHSAGSGKTNTIAWTAHGLARLHDADDKKVFDSVIVVVDRTVLDSQLQDAIRQIDGNKKIVATISPEDVRKAGAKSKSGLLAQALKNGELIIAVTVQTFPHALEEIRTDAGLKGKRFAVIADEAHSSQAGQISSKLKQVLTAEEVKEIEEGGEVDVESVLASEMTERAESENISYFAFTATPKNKTLELFGRKGPDGKPHEFHLYSMKQAIEEGYILDVLKGYQSYETALQIAGKAEAGDGGEVEEAAARKGLMRWVQLHPTNVSQKVQIVVEHFHANVAYLLEGKAKAMVVTDSRKSAVKYKLAIDAYIAKRRAEDASYNYRTLVAFSGGVTMPENETWHSDWGPQPSKDDEFTEANMNPGAGADLAAAYKGDTYKIMLVANKFQTGFDQPLLSAMYLDKKLSGVTAVQTLSRLNRTHRTAGGEQKRKTFVIDFANKPEDIKTAFEPYFKNATLETETDPYVVVHLANKLAQAGIYTEGDVRKVAELWVTRKGNNALSAAISPAQHDFRRRYARAIEEEDKVKLQELDLFRKDVSTYVRLYDFMSQIVDYGDPYMEMLSIFLRLLEKVIAESAWAADVDLSDVVLVGVKHSKAIPVDISLVGDGQLKGISAAGTGAKKDPKYVALQVVIDKMNDLFGAETFAASQIREFVQGLLQLLLADPNLVQQTKVNSKKQFLESQDFQAAVTEAVAENQDAHNTMADYFFTDGPAINSIIVALADAFYEAAVAPHAVAGRVVDVAVSPPALSAPPRCRAHLTLLDDNPSVGTPVHVTLKLIAESQHPWARPGARPALDIVAVPLSGAEVAPATMAYLPGDAESEQFRVTALEPGTHRIRFTLVHHDTGTVLQQVESDLSITETKPSGPGNRQLRPRTGRA; encoded by the coding sequence ATGGCCGACCACAACGAGGCCGTCTTCGAAAAGGAGATCTGCGAGTACCTCAAGGCACGCGGCTGGCTGTACTCGGTGAACGATCACGACGGTGGCGAGTACGACCGCGAGCGGGCGCTCTTCCCAGCGGATCTGTTCGCGTGGCTGGAGGCGACACAGAAGCCGGCGTACGAGAAGGCACTGAAGGCGGCGGGGTCGCAGGCGAAGTTCCTTGACGTGCTGACCGCAGCGTTGGACAAGCCGCTTGAGCATGGCGGCGGGACGTTGAACATCCTGCGCAACGGGGTTCAGTACATCGGTGGCGGCCGGTTGAAGATGGCGCAGTTCCGCCCCGAAACCTCTCTCAACGCGACCACCGTGTCGCATTACGAGTCGATGCGGGTGCGGGTGGTGCGGCAGGTGCACTTCTCGACTGCCGACCAGCGCACCATCGATCTGGTGTTCTTCGTCAACGGGCTTCCGGTGGCCACGGTGGAGCTGAAGACCGACTTCACCCAGTCGCTGGAAGAGGCGATCAACCAGTACAAGCACGATCGCAACCCGCTGACGAACGGGCGCCCGGAGCCGCTGCTGTCGTTCGGTCACCGGGCGCTGGTGCACTTCGCGGTCTCCAACGGCCTAGCGGCCATGACCACGAAGCTGGAGGGGGACAAGACTTACTTCCTTCCGTTCAACATCGGCTTCGACAGTGGTGCTGGCAACCCGCCTGGCGCGGACGATGAGTCGGCGACGGCGTACCTATGGGAACGTGTCTGGGAGAAGCACGCTTGGCTGAACGTCATCGGGCGGCTGATGATCGTGCAGACCAAGGAGGAGTGGGACGTCACCACCGGCACCTCCGTGCGGCGTACGAGCATGCTCTTCCCGCGCTTCCACCAGTGGGAGGCCGTCACAAGCATCGTCGCCGCAGTGAAGGAGGAGGGCGTCGGGCACCGGTACTTGATCGAGCATTCGGCCGGGTCAGGAAAGACGAACACCATTGCCTGGACCGCCCATGGTCTGGCCCGACTACATGATGCCGACGACAAGAAGGTCTTCGACTCCGTCATCGTGGTCGTGGACCGTACCGTGCTCGACTCCCAGCTGCAGGATGCGATTCGGCAGATCGACGGGAACAAGAAGATTGTCGCGACGATCAGCCCCGAGGACGTTCGCAAGGCTGGCGCGAAGTCGAAGTCGGGTCTGCTGGCGCAGGCGTTGAAGAACGGCGAGCTCATCATCGCGGTGACGGTGCAGACCTTCCCGCATGCGTTGGAAGAGATCCGGACCGACGCCGGCCTGAAGGGCAAGCGGTTCGCTGTGATCGCTGATGAGGCGCACTCGTCCCAGGCGGGGCAGATCTCCTCGAAGCTGAAGCAGGTGCTGACAGCCGAGGAGGTCAAGGAGATCGAGGAGGGCGGCGAAGTCGATGTGGAGTCGGTGCTGGCTTCGGAGATGACCGAGCGGGCCGAATCGGAGAACATCTCCTACTTTGCTTTCACTGCGACGCCGAAGAACAAGACCCTTGAACTGTTCGGCCGCAAGGGGCCCGACGGGAAGCCTCACGAGTTCCACCTGTACTCGATGAAGCAGGCGATCGAGGAGGGCTACATCCTCGACGTACTCAAGGGCTACCAGTCCTACGAAACTGCGCTGCAGATCGCCGGCAAGGCGGAGGCTGGTGACGGAGGCGAGGTCGAAGAGGCCGCCGCCCGCAAGGGGCTGATGAGGTGGGTTCAGCTCCACCCGACGAACGTCAGCCAGAAGGTGCAGATCGTCGTCGAGCACTTCCACGCCAACGTCGCCTACCTCCTCGAGGGCAAGGCGAAGGCGATGGTGGTGACCGATTCGCGCAAGTCCGCTGTGAAATACAAGCTGGCGATAGACGCCTACATCGCTAAGCGTCGTGCTGAGGACGCCTCGTACAACTACCGCACCCTGGTCGCCTTCTCGGGCGGGGTGACAATGCCGGAGAACGAGACCTGGCACAGCGACTGGGGCCCGCAGCCCTCGAAGGACGACGAGTTCACCGAGGCCAACATGAACCCCGGTGCCGGGGCTGATCTGGCGGCCGCGTACAAGGGCGACACGTACAAGATCATGCTGGTTGCCAACAAGTTCCAGACCGGCTTCGACCAGCCCCTGCTCTCGGCGATGTACCTCGACAAGAAGCTGTCGGGAGTCACCGCAGTGCAGACGCTCTCGCGCCTCAATCGCACCCACCGCACCGCTGGTGGGGAGCAGAAGCGCAAGACGTTCGTCATCGACTTCGCCAACAAGCCCGAGGACATCAAGACGGCCTTCGAGCCGTACTTCAAGAACGCGACTCTGGAGACCGAGACCGACCCGTATGTCGTCGTCCACCTGGCCAACAAGCTCGCCCAGGCCGGGATCTACACCGAGGGCGACGTCCGCAAGGTCGCCGAACTTTGGGTGACACGGAAGGGCAACAACGCTCTCTCGGCGGCGATCAGCCCGGCGCAGCACGACTTCCGGCGCCGCTACGCGCGGGCGATCGAGGAGGAAGACAAGGTAAAGCTCCAGGAGCTCGACCTGTTCCGCAAGGACGTTTCCACCTACGTACGGCTCTACGACTTCATGTCCCAGATCGTCGACTACGGCGATCCCTACATGGAGATGCTCTCGATCTTCCTGCGCCTGCTGGAGAAGGTGATCGCAGAGTCCGCTTGGGCGGCCGATGTAGACCTCTCCGACGTGGTGCTGGTCGGGGTCAAGCACAGCAAGGCGATCCCGGTCGACATCTCTCTCGTGGGCGACGGACAACTGAAGGGCATCAGCGCCGCCGGCACGGGCGCGAAGAAGGATCCGAAGTACGTTGCGCTTCAGGTCGTCATAGACAAGATGAACGACCTCTTCGGCGCCGAAACGTTCGCCGCCTCCCAGATTAGGGAGTTCGTGCAGGGCCTCCTGCAACTGCTGCTCGCCGACCCGAACCTGGTCCAGCAAACCAAGGTGAACTCTAAGAAGCAGTTCCTGGAGTCACAGGACTTCCAAGCCGCCGTTACGGAAGCAGTCGCAGAAAACCAGGACGCCCACAACACGATGGCCGACTACTTCTTCACCGACGGGCCGGCGATCAACTCGATCATTGTCGCCCTCGCTGATGCCTTCTACGAAGCAGCGGTCGCCCCCCACGCAGTCGCCGGCCGCGTGGTTGATGTCGCAGTGTCACCTCCGGCGCTTTCGGCACCGCCACGCTGCCGAGCGCATCTGACGCTCTTGGACGACAACCCCAGTGTGGGGACTCCAGTACACGTGACGCTGAAGCTGATCGCTGAGTCCCAGCATCCATGGGCCCGCCCAGGTGCGCGGCCCGCGCTGGACATCGTGGCCGTGCCCTTGAGCGGCGCGGAGGTTGCACCAGCCACGATGGCGTACCTCCCTGGAGACGCCGAATCCGAGCAGTTCCGCGTCACGGCACTGGAGCCCGGCACACACCGGATCCGGTTCACCCTGGTACATCACGACACAGGTACCGTCTTGCAGCAGGTGGAGTCCGACCTGTCCATCACCGAGACGAAGCCCAGCGGGCCGGGGAATAGACAGCTGCGGCCACGCACGGGGAGGGCCTGA
- a CDS encoding restriction endonuclease subunit S, which translates to MSDSIRLKWLLSESDIRAGMKAETLPLLSVSISWGVRRREATDTSTRAAAEDLSNYKICRAGDLVINRMRAFQGALGIAPEDGIVSPDYAVLSVGPRIDTRWLKHFLTSRSTVATMASLVRGIGGTEAGNVRTPRLNIADLLSMTAPLVSTEEQGVITDYLDHETARIDTLIDEQQRLIELLHERRHALVGRVFDTRLPNTRLQNACTDVVDCPHTTPEVADDGAYEAVRTASVRNGKFRPGNGLPVSAETWEARNAGGAPSVGDVLFTREAPAGEACMVPNEQICLGQRMVLLRINDAVCVGEFLLWQIYSDRVQDHFLLSANGSTVANVRLPILRTTPIWLPSLAEQRQIVTHLDEQTTKIDELVSETEQFIELARERRSALITAAVTGQIDVREAA; encoded by the coding sequence ATGAGCGACTCTATCCGCCTCAAGTGGCTGCTTTCGGAGTCCGACATCCGAGCGGGAATGAAAGCCGAAACTTTGCCCCTTCTGTCGGTGTCGATCAGTTGGGGTGTTCGGCGTCGGGAGGCGACGGACACGTCTACAAGGGCCGCGGCAGAGGATCTGTCCAACTACAAGATCTGCCGGGCTGGTGACCTTGTCATCAACCGCATGAGGGCGTTCCAGGGGGCCCTTGGCATTGCCCCGGAGGACGGTATCGTCAGCCCTGACTACGCCGTGTTGAGTGTCGGCCCGAGGATCGATACGCGTTGGCTGAAGCACTTTCTCACGAGCAGATCCACCGTGGCGACCATGGCCAGTTTGGTTCGAGGTATCGGCGGAACAGAGGCTGGGAACGTTCGAACTCCCCGACTGAACATCGCCGACCTGCTGTCGATGACCGCGCCTCTCGTATCTACTGAGGAGCAAGGCGTCATCACCGACTACCTCGACCACGAGACGGCCCGCATCGACACACTCATCGATGAGCAGCAGCGGCTGATCGAGTTGCTCCACGAGCGCCGCCACGCGCTTGTTGGCAGAGTCTTCGATACCCGGCTGCCCAATACCCGACTACAGAACGCATGCACGGATGTCGTCGACTGCCCACACACGACGCCGGAGGTTGCGGATGATGGCGCGTACGAGGCAGTCCGAACCGCCTCGGTCAGGAATGGAAAGTTTCGGCCGGGAAACGGCCTGCCCGTCAGTGCGGAGACTTGGGAGGCCCGGAACGCTGGAGGTGCACCGTCCGTCGGCGACGTGTTGTTCACCCGTGAGGCGCCTGCCGGTGAGGCATGCATGGTGCCAAATGAGCAGATTTGCCTTGGCCAGCGGATGGTCCTGCTTCGGATCAACGACGCAGTTTGCGTAGGAGAGTTCCTGCTGTGGCAGATCTACTCGGACCGTGTACAGGACCACTTCCTGCTCTCGGCAAACGGCTCGACAGTGGCAAACGTTCGGCTTCCGATCTTGCGCACAACACCGATCTGGCTGCCGAGTCTCGCGGAGCAACGCCAGATCGTTACGCACCTCGACGAGCAAACGACCAAGATTGACGAACTCGTTTCGGAGACTGAGCAGTTCATTGAACTCGCCAGGGAGCGCCGATCGGCACTGATCACGGCAGCCGTGACAGGTCAGATCGACGTACGAGAGGCGGCGTGA
- a CDS encoding class I SAM-dependent DNA methyltransferase encodes MSALGSFIWSIADQLRGPYRPNQYGTVVLPFTILRRLDCILEPDQATVRELAAKFDNPNRLKVEVKKATGRTFYNTSNYSFANLLADADGLADNLVDYIDRFSGDVDVFEYFDFKKEILALEKAGLLREVVKSFGKVDLHPVVVSNSDMGDAFEYIIRKFNEAANETSGDHYTPRDAIRLLVDLLFSEKDIDLTEDGIIRSLYDPTAGTGGMLSLAEEHLLAGNPDAKLGLYGQEYNPQSYAICKSDLLAKGQYATNIAFGNTLTDDAFKGRQFDYCMSNPPYGVDWKQYAKAVKDERDSAGPYGRFAPGLPATSDGQMLFLLHLAHKMRAPEDGGGRVGIVMNGSPLFNGAAESGPSNIRRWLLENDLVDAIVALPTNMFFNTGIATYIWILDNTKHPDHQGKVQLIDGTSFWTKMRKNLGAKGREISDADRAEVVRLYADFEDADPDFSKVLRNDEFGYWTVTVERPLLDEGGSPVVNRKGDPKPDSKKRDTENVPFTYGGSTVGAAGAREVIQAYFDTEVKPHVPDAWVDWTKTKTGYEIPFTRHFFKYVPPRPLAEIDADLEKQVAKILDLLREVEG; translated from the coding sequence TCCTTGAGCCCGATCAGGCGACGGTGCGAGAGCTGGCAGCGAAGTTCGATAACCCGAACCGGCTCAAGGTCGAGGTCAAGAAGGCCACTGGACGGACCTTCTACAACACCTCCAACTACTCGTTCGCGAACCTGCTGGCCGACGCGGACGGGCTGGCGGACAACCTGGTCGACTACATCGACCGTTTTTCCGGCGACGTGGACGTGTTCGAGTACTTCGACTTCAAGAAGGAGATCCTGGCTCTGGAGAAGGCCGGGCTCCTACGTGAGGTTGTCAAGTCCTTCGGCAAGGTCGACCTCCACCCTGTTGTGGTGTCGAACTCCGACATGGGCGACGCCTTCGAATACATCATCCGCAAGTTCAACGAGGCAGCGAACGAGACCTCCGGCGACCACTACACACCCCGCGACGCGATTCGGCTGCTGGTCGACCTGCTCTTCTCGGAGAAGGACATCGACCTCACCGAGGACGGCATCATCCGATCGCTGTACGACCCCACTGCCGGCACCGGCGGCATGCTGTCCCTGGCAGAGGAGCACCTGCTCGCTGGGAACCCTGACGCGAAGCTGGGCCTGTACGGCCAGGAGTACAACCCGCAGTCGTACGCCATCTGCAAGTCCGACCTGCTCGCCAAGGGCCAATACGCGACCAACATCGCATTCGGCAACACCCTCACCGACGATGCCTTCAAGGGCCGCCAGTTCGACTACTGCATGTCCAACCCGCCCTATGGCGTGGACTGGAAGCAGTATGCCAAGGCGGTCAAGGACGAGCGAGACTCCGCTGGCCCCTACGGCCGCTTCGCACCGGGCCTCCCCGCGACATCCGACGGGCAGATGCTCTTCCTGCTCCACCTGGCCCACAAGATGCGCGCACCCGAGGACGGCGGTGGCCGCGTCGGCATCGTCATGAACGGCTCTCCGCTCTTCAACGGCGCCGCCGAATCTGGCCCTTCCAACATCCGTCGGTGGCTGCTAGAGAACGACCTTGTCGACGCGATCGTCGCCCTGCCGACCAACATGTTCTTCAACACCGGCATCGCCACCTACATCTGGATCCTGGACAACACCAAGCACCCCGACCACCAGGGCAAGGTGCAACTGATCGACGGCACGTCGTTCTGGACCAAGATGCGCAAGAACCTCGGAGCCAAGGGACGCGAGATCAGCGACGCCGACCGCGCCGAGGTCGTGCGGCTCTACGCCGACTTTGAGGACGCCGATCCCGACTTCTCCAAGGTGCTGCGCAACGACGAGTTCGGGTATTGGACGGTCACCGTCGAGCGCCCCCTGCTGGACGAGGGCGGGAGCCCTGTCGTCAACCGCAAGGGCGACCCGAAGCCGGATTCGAAGAAGCGTGACACCGAGAACGTGCCTTTCACTTATGGTGGCTCGACCGTCGGCGCGGCAGGTGCGCGCGAAGTCATCCAGGCGTACTTCGACACAGAAGTGAAGCCGCACGTTCCCGACGCCTGGGTCGACTGGACTAAGACCAAGACGGGGTACGAGATCCCCTTTACACGGCATTTCTTCAAGTACGTTCCGCCTCGTCCGCTCGCGGAGATCGATGCCGACCTGGAGAAGCAGGTCGCTAAGATCTTGGATCTTCTTCGCGAGGTGGAGGGATGA